The genomic stretch taaatattgatcaTTTGACTTTCTAATGTTTCCGTTTCTTGTCGGTCACTGAGattaaaactgaaacacagagagaacatgaaTCTGTGTCTTTATTCGTTCCCATGTCAGCTGATTCACCGCTGAACGCCACGGACACGAACAATGTCGGGCTTAATATGGCGtcataaaaaagacatcaaTAATCCAATACCATAATACCTCGGAGCCATGAAGCTGTCATCATAAATATGGAGGAATGAATGTAATATTCCgctcttttaaaaatgttctcctgcACAGCATGAGATCATTGGAGGGGACTTTACGATGTTTGGATGTTCAGGGTTAAAGTTTTATTAAGAAGAAGGCTTTTAAATCTCACAAAAAGgggattaaataaatataaaatgtcaggAGATGAGAGAGCGGTCCTAATTACACAAAATTACACCACTGGAGGGTTTTAACAGCTTTAATTATGCAGCATTCATGAATGTGTCTTCAATGTAAACAACACTTCCTGCTTTTTAAATCTCTCCGGCAGCTCacaagaataaaaacagcaggaGCTAATTGGTTAATTATCAGCTTTCATTTAACAGATATGTTTATTGTTAGGACGCCTGGTGTTTTTTAGTTAATTATTTGGAGTGTATGTGATCCTTATTTCTCCACAGTATTTTATATtcgggtcaaaggtcagtgaAGCAGACAAACATAATCCTCCTGACAGAAAGCAGCGACGCTAAATTGTTCTGATTCCATTATTCTTTGCTCTCTAAGTGCTCTCAGTCGATCCTCTGAATTGACAAGCGTCTGTGTTTGTATCGTTGAATAACCACAAGCTTTATTCAAACCCTTTAGTATGAagagatttcaaaataaaagcatgaaactGGGACACactggtctgtttgactctaaatggagcatcatttactaaatgaacatcatgctgtattgaagaagacttgaaactagagattgagaccataaactcatgtttacaatgtttactgagggaataaatcaagagagaagtagagtcattttctcatagacttctatacaaccagaggagtcgccccctggtggacaggagagagaacgTAAGAGAATCTAAACAGTAATCTAATAAAGTGGCATAATAACAGCTTTTAACCGGCTCAAAAATCAGACTGATGGACGGTCTCAAATCAACCAGAAGCAATGCATTATGGGGTGGTTTAGTATGTACAGTTAGCTAACTGCACATACTGCACATTCTCAGAAATGATTgcttatatactgtatatatctggGTATTTCTCACCAAATTGCAGTCATTTTGACCCATATCTTGCTCCTCCAAACAGAGCAGATGATTAACGGAGCAGATCTAcagcaaaataacaaacaaacaaacatgcaatttaatttcagttggactttaaaacaaaaagcagcaatAATTTATATGTACTACAAAAGCTGGTTCCAACACTGTTATCGTACATGTGTGCACAGAATGCTTCAGTCAAACACATCGAGATCATCTTTTAGAAAGATAGAAGAAGTGCATTATTGAAAAAACATGCTTCTGcaaactcagacacacacacacacacacacacacacacacacacacacacacacacacacacacacacacacacacacacacacacacacacacacacacacacacacacacacacacacacacacacacacacacaggaggaggaggagcttctTCATCAGGGATTCTGCTCGTCGTCGGGTCATCGCTGAGTTCACATAAAGTCTGTATTGCTTTGGCAGCGAGAACGCTGAAAAGAATACGAAGCTCACCGTCCATCATGAATATTGttcataaatcaataaaaaaaccacaaaggaggaagaagtattcagagcctttactgcagtaaaagtacgaCGATGcttctgctgcattaatgtgcatgtttaatactcctttatatcctgttgtcTGGTTTAATCTacattaatgcatcatattctataagatcatcatattctataagatctcCACATgttcctgtgagaacctcgtatctctaaaaGAACAAACTGTCTGTTTTAAGCTTTGTGACACTTTGTGACAAGCTTGATACATTTTccagctttttaaagagtttatttatctgaagaaggaggaggatttatcaacacataaaggaaacacttcatccttcagttcatcacaaacattccacatcaacacatctggagatacgaggtTTTACCTggaagctgtcagataaatgacAGAAGAAAAACCTTAAAGGTGGAGAAAAGATTAAAgaagtggtggaggaggagcagcgtCTCCATCTTCCACTCATCCTCTGAAGGTTCTCCTGCTCTAGTGTTTCCCGCTGGCTGTGGCCTTGGTGAGATAATCCCAGAGGGAGGTGTAGCATCCACCCGACCTCCACCCGACCCGAAGTTACAGCTAAACATGGAGGAAGAACCCGAGAAGAGGACGCTCACACTGCTCTCTGATCTGGTGTTCCTTCAgtggcctttttttaaatctaagaTAAAGGACACTTAGTGATATTTGTTCTGTTCCAGGAAAACCCTTAGgcagcctcctcctcacacacacacacacacacacacacacacacacacacacacacacacacacacacacacacacacacacacacacacacacacacacacacacacacacacacacacacacacacacacacgttagatTACTGAACACAGACCCTGTTTCTTGACTTCCGTTTCAACATGTAATCAAATTCAGAGTCGTTGAATATTCGATTACAGCGTCTTCTTAAATAACATTAACCATAATTGATTCGTCCACTTGTCCATTTTCTAGAAGAAGGTTCCCTTGGTGTCCCGGCACAGAATCCTCTTGAAGGCCTTCCTGAAGTCGTGGTTGAAGACGGTGTAGATGACCGGGTTGAGGCAGGAGTTGCAGTATCCGATCCAGAAGAAGAACTTGAACAGCGGGTTTGGGATGCTGCAGGTCTCGGGGCAGACCGCCTGCAGGGAGTAAGACAAGAAGAACGGGAACCAGCAGATCACGAACCCGCCCATCACCACCGCCAACACGAAGGTGAACCTCTTCTCGCGGTTCGCCATGGCTTTACGGCGGGACACGGGTGTTTCGTGGATCTTCGGCGTCTCCTCCGGGACCAGTTTGGTGCCGGAGGAGGTAACCATGGTGGTTTTGTAACGACAGGCCAAGTTCAGCATCTGGACTCTGAACCCGTTCCGTCCGGACGCTCCGGATGTCTGCTCGTCTGTCTGCTCGTCTGTTGGGTTCCTCTTTTCTTTGCCTTCGTCGCACATTTCAGAACCGCAGCTGGAGGAGTTGTCGGGTGGAGCCTCGGGTTCTTCTTCAGGATGTGGTTCTGGTTCTTTGTGGTGTTGAGCGTCTTGGCTCGTGGTTTTCCCAGAGGAGTTTTGAAGCGATGGCGTGGACATCttgtcttctcctccttcatcctcgTTCTGTTGAGACTTCTCCGATATTTTCACCGGACGCTCGTTGGTTCCCACGCCGACGTCTCCTCCTCCCGCCGCCACCTTCTGCTTCCCCCCCGGCGGACATCGGGTATGCTGCTTGGCGATCTGATAGATCCTCACGTACACCAGAATCATGATGACGCAGGGGGCGAAGAAGGAGCCGATGGTGGAGTAGAGGATGTACCAGCGCTCGTTGTTCAGCTCGCACACCTCCTCGCCGCCCTCGCTCTTGTCCAGCGTGAGAAGAGGCGGGAAGGAGATGACAGCGGAGATCAGCCAGACCACCACGATGGCCGTCTTGATGCGCGTCGGCGTGCGTTTGGGGCCGTAGGAGACGGGCCGCGAGATGGACAGGTAGCGGTCCAACGCGATGGCGCACAGGTGCACGATGGAGGAGGTGCAGAAGAGGACGTCCAACGCCAAGTAGATCTCACACCACATGGAGCTGAACGCCCAGTAGCCCTGCAGCTCGTTGGCGAGCGAGAACGGGATGACCAGCGTGGCGACCAAAATATCCGCCGCGGCCAGCGACACCAGGAAGAGGTTCTGAGCGCCTTTGAGGGAGCGTGACGTCAACACGGCGATGATGACGAAGACGTTGCCGACGATGGTGAACACCATCATGAAGGTGATGGCGATGGCGAAGGCCGCGGTGGCCTGCGGCGTGTACGGCGAGGACCTGGTGGTGCTGCGGTTGCAGGGCCGGGCGCCGGAGACGAGGCTGAGGTTCCGGTTGTTGGGGAGGCCGCCGAGCTCCGACAGGCAGGGGGCGTCGTGGGCGGCTGCCATGGCGACGTCGGCGGCGAGGCGGGAAAACCGTGGCGGGCGGCGGTCAACGTGAAGCCATGAGATCTACGAGAGAGAGACCATGTTTAGGGATGCAATGAATCAAAAACTCACAAATCGGATCAGAACAAAAGACAAATGGAGAAAATCACTTTCATAGATCCACGATCAGGTTCCTTTGC from Anoplopoma fimbria isolate UVic2021 breed Golden Eagle Sablefish chromosome 14, Afim_UVic_2022, whole genome shotgun sequence encodes the following:
- the LOC129102593 gene encoding alpha-2B adrenergic receptor, which codes for MAAAHDAPCLSELGGLPNNRNLSLVSGARPCNRSTTRSSPYTPQATAAFAIAITFMMVFTIVGNVFVIIAVLTSRSLKGAQNLFLVSLAAADILVATLVIPFSLANELQGYWAFSSMWCEIYLALDVLFCTSSIVHLCAIALDRYLSISRPVSYGPKRTPTRIKTAIVVVWLISAVISFPPLLTLDKSEGGEEVCELNNERWYILYSTIGSFFAPCVIMILVYVRIYQIAKQHTRCPPGGKQKVAAGGGDVGVGTNERPVKISEKSQQNEDEGGEDKMSTPSLQNSSGKTTSQDAQHHKEPEPHPEEEPEAPPDNSSSCGSEMCDEGKEKRNPTDEQTDEQTSGASGRNGFRVQMLNLACRYKTTMVTSSGTKLVPEETPKIHETPVSRRKAMANREKRFTFVLAVVMGGFVICWFPFFLSYSLQAVCPETCSIPNPLFKFFFWIGYCNSCLNPVIYTVFNHDFRKAFKRILCRDTKGTFF